GGGTAATACAGGAACCGGTGCGGACTTTCGCCATGCTCGTCGGCGGGCAGACCCGAACAGGTGAGCAGCTCGTACCACAACCGCAACGCCTCACCGATCGGCACGCGATAGTCCTTGTCGCCGTGGATGACCAGCATCGGGGTGGCGATGTCAGCGACGAACCGGTGCGGGGAATTGCGCTGGGCCATCTCGGGCGTCATCTCGCGAGCCCACCAGTACGCACCGTCGGTGGTGGGCCCGAACTGGTCCAGCGCCCACAGGCTGGCGTGCGTGACGATCGCATCGAACCGGTCGGTGTGCCCGGCGATCCAGTTGGCCATGTATCCGCCGAACGACCCGCCCATCGCCGCGGTCCGGGACGCGTCCACCCGCGGATGCGCACACGCCGCGTCGGTCGCAACCATCAGGTCGGTGAAGGGATCATCACCCCACGATCCCCAGCCGCGGGCGATGAAGTCCTGGCCGTAGCCGGTGGACAGCCCCGGATCGGGCATCAGCACCGCGTAGCCCTGCGCGGTGAGTAGCCACGGGTTCCACCGCCAATGCCAGCTGTTCCAACTCCCCAGCGGCCCGCCGTGGATCCACAACACCAGTGGGGCAGGCTCGTCGCCTTCCGGCAGGGTGAGCCAAGACCGGATCGGGGTTCCGTCGGCGGCGGTCGCGGTCAGCTCGGTGAGCATGCCGGGTAGTTCCGGCGCATCGAAGCACGGCAGCACGGTGACGGTGCCATCCGGATCGAGGCGAATCGGATGGGCCGGCACCGCATAGGAGCTACGCAGCGCGTAGATCACTCCGTCGGGCGCGGGCCGCACATCGGTGTAGGTGAAGTCGTCGTCGGTCAGCCGGGTGACCACGCCGGAGGCGGGGTCGACGGAGAAGATCGGACCACGGCCGCCGTCGTCGGCCGTCACGATGAGCGACGACGAGTCGGGTGTCCAGGCCACCGAGGACGGCCAGCGGTCCCAATCGGCGGTCAACTCCACGGTATCTTCACCGAACCGCATGCAGCACAACGTGATCCGCGGTGGCGCGGTGGGAGTGGAATGGGTTTCCCTGGTGAAGGCCACCGCGCTGCCGTCCGGCGCGATCGCGGGGCGTTCCAGGTCAGCATCGGGTTCCTCGGCGATGGTGGTGTGCTCCCCGGTGACCCGGTCGATGCGCACCAGGGCCACCCGCAGGGCGGTGCCAGGACCCGGCGCCTGCCAGGACGTCACCACGAATCCGCCGTCGGCGCTGAGATCGAAGGTCGTCTCCCGCAACGCCGCGCCGGGCGCGGCGGTCAGATCCCGTGGCCCCTCGGCATCGAGGAGGTGCGGTTGGTCCGGGCCGAGATCGTGATCCCAGTGCCGGACGGGATAGCCGGTGTGCAGGATCGCCGACACCTTGTTGTCCTTACGCGCCTCGCGCCGGGTCTTGTCGTCGTCGACTCCGGTCGACGACGGCAGCAACGACGCGGTCACGACGGTGGCGTCGGCGGCCCGGGCGCTGGCCACGCCGGCGACGCCACCGGGCATCGCCAGGGCCTCGAATGCCTCTCCACCGCTCGCCGGCAGACGCCACAGGGCTGCGGGCGCCTTGTCCTCGTCCTCGCCGGGGCGCACCGCGATGAACAGCAGGTCTCCCCCGGCAGTGAACGCCGGTGCCGACTCCCCCTTGATCCCGTGGGTCAACCGGCGCGCGGGTTCGATGCCCGCGGGATCCAATTCCCATATCGCACTGAGGAATTCGGTGCGCTTGTCGTTGAGCCTGCTCACCGTGGTGACCACCCGCGAGCCGTCGGGCGACACCGCCAGTCCTGACACCCGGGGCAGCGCGAGGTAATCGTCCAGATCGTCGAACGCCGTCATGGCTCCCCACCGTAATGGCGCGGCCCGTACCGGAGTCCGGTACGGGCCGCGTGGCATGGCTTTTTCCCCAGTCGGTCAGACCACTTCGGTGATCTTGCCGGTGACGTCGGCTCGCACCTGCTTGCTGCTGCGCTCGCCCTGGACGTTGATGAACATGACCACGTTCGCGTCGAACGGGATGTTGCGCTTGATGCTGACGGTCTGGACCTTGCCGTCAGGAATCGCGCTTGCCGACACGGCACCCTCGATCGCCGCGGCAATCGCACTGCCGGGTACGTCGGAGGTGGCGAACAGGTTCTGCTGCAACGCCTCGGTGTCGTCGTCGTAGTCGATCGGACGAGAGGGTGCGACCGCACCGGACGTGTAGCTCCACTCGTTCAGCTCGGTCGGGGCGTTCGGGTTGATGGCCTCCACCTTGATCACGCCCGGCGTGATCACCACATCGACCACCTGCATCGGGTTGCCGCCGACCTTCTCGGCGATCGCCGCATAGGCGTTGTCGATGCCCTCGGCGGTGAACAAGTTGCCCGAGACCGCTTCGGTGATCTTCTCGGTCCCCGAGGTGACGACCTTTTCGGCCGCACCGGCGGCGGCGTCCCTGATCTCGGTGACCTTCGAGCAGCCACTCAGCGCCGAGGCGGCCATGAGTGCCGCACCGATCGCGATGCCGAAGCGGGTGAGTTTCATCGGATCCTCTCATTCATTCCATCCCGGCGACGCGGCACGGGAACCCGTCCACACACCGTGTGGACGCTGGAAGGCTACCCACTGAGACATCGGTCGAGTGAGTCACCTCACCCGGCCCGCTAGATTCGACGAATGGCACAGTCCATCCTCGTGGTCGGGGCCGGCATCACCGGCCTGGCCACCGCGATCGCCCTGCAGCGCCACGGGTATGAGGTGTCGGTGGCCGAGGCCCGCCGGGACGTGAGCCCGGGCGCGGGAATCAGCTTGTGGCCCAACGCATTGGCCGCGCTCGACGAGATCGGGCTCGGCGAGCAGGTGCGCGCTGCGGGTGGCCGGGTCACCGCGGGGGCACTGCGCTGGCGCGACGGCGCGTGGTTGCGCCGGCCGGCCGCGGAGCGGTTCACCCGGGCGCTGGGCGAACCGCTGGTGGTGATCAGGCGCGCAGTGCTGACCGAGATCCTCACCGGGGCACTGCGTCCCGGGACTGTCGACTACGAGCTGACCGCCCGCGACCTCACGCTCGGCACCTCCGGCGTGCGAGTGACGTTCTCCGACGGTTCGGTTCGGGAGGCGGACGGCGTCGTCGGCGCGGACGGTGTCGACTCGATGGTGGCCCGTCATCTGAACGGAGCCCTGCCCCGCCGGTATGCCGGCTACACGGCCTGGCGGGCGGTGGCGAGCTGTCCACTCGACCCCGAACTGTCGGGCGAGACACTCGGCCCCGGCTCACAGGTCGGACACGTCCCGCTCGGCGATGAGCACACGTACTGGTTCGCCACCCAGCGGGCGCCACGGGGCCAAGCCGCACCCGACGGCGAGTTGACCCACCTCCGGCAGCATTTCGCCTCGTGGGCCGAGCCGATCCCGGCGCTGCTGGCCACAACCGACCCCGAACAGGTGCTGCGGAATGACCTCTATGACCGTGCCGCCGCCCGCTGCTGGGCCCGGGGCCCGGTGGTGATCGCCGGCGACGCGGCCCATCCGATGCGCCCACATCTGGGTCAGGGGGGCTGCCAGGGGCTGGAGGATGCCGCCGTCCTGGGCGCGCTCGCGGCTCGAAGCCCCGACCTCGCGAGCGCCTTCGCCCGCTTCGCGACCGTGCGCCGCAGGCGGGCCATGGCGATCGTGCGGGAATCCCAGTTGATCGGCCGGGTGGTCAACCTGCGCCCGCCGGCACTGGGCGCGGCAGCGGCCCGGGCCTCCGTGTTGATACCCGAGTTCGCGCTGACCCGGCACCTGGCTTCGATCGCGGCGCGCGGGGCGTTCACCCCGGTGCGCTGATCTCAGCGGGGCGCCCCGAACGCGGCCAGCGGATCGAGGAACGTCGTGCAGATCCGGCGCAGGTCGAAGATTCCCAGCACGGCCCCGGGACGTACCGCCTGGCAACCCGTCGGCGCGCTCGGGGCGGCCCAACCGGCCGGCATCCCGCCGCGGGGCCCGCACTTCGGCCACGCGCCGATCCCCTGCGTCGCCAGCACGTTCTCGGCCACCCGGATCTGCTCCGACCGGGACGCTGCGGCAGGCGATCCGATACCGCCGTGCGCGGCCCAGGTGGCCGGTTTGAATTGCAGGCCGCCGTAGTGGCCGTTGCCGGTATCGGTCGACCAATTTCCGCCCGATTCGCATTCGGCGATCGCGTCCCAGTTCACCGTGTCCGCACCGGCAGGTGCGGTGGCGGCGAACAGGGGTGCGAACAGCAGGCCCGCCGACATAGCAGCAACCCAGAAAGCCCTGGTCAATACCTTTCGTGTGGTCATCTCACGGCCCTTCCCCGACCTTTGACACCAGGACCGCTGCAGATGCCGATCACGTTCGGGCAACTGTGCGGTCACTAATGGGTTCGTGTGACCAACGTCATGCGTTACACAGGAGGCTGAAGTTTTTCCGGAGGCTGTCGGTACTGGAGTAACCGGAGGGCTTTCTGATGAAACAGAAGCGGTGCCGGGCTGTTGCCCGGCACCGCTTCGTATCAAGTTGTGGTGGCGCAGGTTGTCCGACGCCGCGGACTAGCCGCGCTTGCCGCACACCGGCCAGGCGCCGATGCCCTGGGTGCGCAGCACGTTCTCGGCGACCCGGATCTGCTCCGACTTCGAAGCCTGATGGGGCATCCCGGCTCCGCCGTGCCCACGCCAGGTGCCCAGGGCGAACTGCAGACCACCGTAGTAGCCGTTACCGGTGTTGATCGCCCAGTTGCCGCCCGACTCGCACGCCGCGACGGCATCCCAGTTCACGCTGTCCGCATTGGCGGTACCGGCACCGAGTGCCACGGGAGCCACAGCGAGCGCTCCGGCGATGATGCCCAGCCCAAACGTCTTGCGGATGTTCTTCACTTCGTTCCTTTCGCCAAGCGCGCGCCATCGGCACCCGCTTGCGCGGGCGCGGCAGCCTGAATCAGGCCGGAGGGGTTGGTTCGCGCCGTCTCGGTCAGGCACGAAAGGGAGGGCCACAGTGCCCGGCCCGGGATCAGACCCAGGCCCCCGCGTCGGGCGTATTCGCCACCGCGGCCCCACTCACACGCAGGTTCTTGGTGTTGAAATTATTTGCTCCGTGTCGGAGTCGCTTCGGACCGTACAAAGGTCTCGAAGAGAAGTCATATCGATGTAGGAGCGATAGACGAAAGATCACGGATAGATAACGAGACGACGAACGAACCGTTTACGCAGGTCAGCGGCGCGCCCTCGCCGTTATCGTTTCGTGATCGGCGGCGACAATTCGTGAGGTAGATCACGCAATTTTTGTGAACTGGCCCACTTGAACCTGGGACGGCAAACCGCGCTCACCCCGCGCCCAGCGGCAAAACCGCTGGTAGATGCCATCGGCGAGTGTCACAGTGGGCCGTACGGCGGCAATCTGTTCGCTGCCGGACCACGGAATCCGCGGGACTCGTTGACTTCGAAATAACTTGCCGCACAGCGGATATGGCCAGCCAACAGTCACCACGGCCAACCCGACGATGGCCGGACCGGCGCCCACTCGGCGTGGCACTGGAAGACTAAACCCATTCCACTGCAACGGATTACAGAAGACGATCGAGAATCGTCAGTGCGGCCGGCCAACCCTGCTCCGCGCCGCTGAGTCGGTCCCGTCACACAAACCCTGCGGGTCAGAGTCCTTTTGTCAGAAATTCGACGCGGTCGACCGGCGTCCCAGCGAATTAGGTGGCGCACTTCCAAAGTCGGCGGCCCGGCGAATCACACTGAACCCCAGCGACTTTCAGGAACGACCGGAAGACCATCAGGGCTGACGTTTCCCGAATTCACCGAGCTTGGAGGCGGTGAAATACGTCCCAATTATCGGTCAATTATTTCGAAACGATAAATTCGGCCCAGTTCGCACACTTATTCGCAATTTGCTGGACTCAAACGGACCGCTCGCTGAGGTCCGCGGTGGTGTTGACATTCGTGAGCGCACGCTGCGGCGGCATGACGATGCGTTGCGTGTCCACCGACTCGGCCAGGGCCCGCATACTGCGCCGACCGTCGGCCACCAACACGGCGATCTGATCCGCGAGGGCGGTGCGGTAAACACCCGCCAGATAGTGGTCACGGCCGTCCCACGGCAGCACGATGTCGGCGGGCAACCGCTCGGCAGGTTCGGCGACAGCGTCGATGAGGTCCGCAGACAGGTAGGGCATGTCGACCGCGCACACGAAGGCCCGGTCCAAGCCGGCTTCCGCGGCCGCCCGCAGTCCGCGCCCGGTCGCCACCAGGGGCCCGACCCCGCGTACTTCGTCGCGCAGCACCTGGGCATTCAACTCGGGCAGCGGCTGGCCGGGCGCGGCGATCACGAACACCGGCGAACAGCGGGTGCTCACGGCCGCGACCACCCGCTCGACCATGGTCGAGCCGTCGAACGGCAGCGTCGCCTTGTCACGCCCCATACGGCGAGAAGCCCCGCCCGCCAGAACTACCGCGGCGAGCGGGGCTGTGCTCAGATCGTTTCGGTCAGCGCGATCAGTCGACGGTCCAGGTGTCTTTGCCACGCAGCAAGGATTGCAGAGCGGCGGTGTCATGGGGCTTGGATTCGATGGCCGTGTTCACCTGCTGACGCGCGGCGTCGTCGTACGTCGGCCGGCTGACCTTCCGGAAGATGCCCATCACCATGTGGTCGAGGTTCTGCTCGGACAGCCGCGACAGCGCGAATGCGTAAGCGGGGTCGTCGATCTCGGCGTTGTGCACCACGATGTCGGCGGCCGCGACGTCGGCGGTCTTGGCGACCTCCAGGCCATAACCGGACTTGACCACGCAGTACTCACCGTCGGTGCCGAACTTGATCGGCTCGCCGTGGCTGACGTTGATCAGCCGCTCCTCGGCGCCTTCCTTGCGCAGCGCGTCGAACGATCCGTCGTTGAAGATCGGGCAGTCCTGCATGATCTCCACCAGGGCGGCACCGCGGTGCTCAGCCGCACCACGCAGCACCTCGGACAGGCCCTTACGGTCGGAGTCCAGCGCGCGGCCGACGAACGTGGCCTCGGCACCCAGCGCCAGCGACACCGGGTTGAACGGGTAGTCCAGCGAGCCCATCGGGGTCGACTTCGTGATCTTGCCGACCTCGGACGTCGGCGAGTACTGGCCCTTGGTCAGACCGTAGATCCGGTTGTTGAACAGCAGGATCGTGATGTTCATGTTGCGGCGCAGTGCGTGGATCAGGTGGTTGCCACCGATCGACAAGGCGTCACCGTCACCGGTGACGACCCACACCGACAGATCCGGACGGGCCAGGGCCAGGCCGGTCGCGATGGTCGGGGCGCGGCCGTGGATGGAGTGGAAGCCGTAGGTCTCCAGGTAGTACGGGAACCGGCTGGAGCAGCCGATGCCACTGATGAAGGCGATGTTCTCGCGCTTCAGGCCGAGCTCCGGCAGGAAGTTCCGGATGGTGTTGAGGATGACGTAGTCACCGCAACCGGGGCACCAACGGACCTCCTGGTCACTGGTGAAGTCCTTGCCCTTCTGCGGCTGGTCGGTGGTGGGCACCAGGGCGTTCTTGTTCAACGGGGCTTCGCTCAGCCCGAGGTCCGCGCCGATCAGGTCAGTCATGCGTTCGCTCCCACAGCATTCGACTCAGTTGGTTCCTCGATGGTGGCCGCCGCCAGCTTCGCGAACTTGGCCTTGTCCGCTTCCTTCTCACCGAGCGTGCCATCCAGGGCCGCGTCGATGATGCCCTCGACCTCGTCGGCGAGGAAGGCCATGCCTTCCACCTTGGTCACCGACTGGACGTCGACCAAGTACCTGCCGCGCAGCAGCAGCGCCAATTGGCCGAGGTTCATCTCCGGCACCACGACCTTGGGGTAGCGGCGCAACACCTCACCGAGGTTGGCCGGGAACGGATTGAGGTGACGCAGATGGGCCTGGGCAACCTTGATTCCCTTGCGGCGGGCACGCCGGCAGGCCTCACCGATCGGGCCGTAGCTGCTGCCCCAGCCCAGCATGAGCAGCTCGGCATCGCCGGTGGGGTCGTCGACCTCAAGATCCGGCACGGTGATGCCGGCGATCTTCTCCTGGCGCAACCGGACCATGAGGTCGTGGTTCTTGGGCTCGTACGAGATGTTGCCCGAACCGTTGGCGGCCTCCAGACCGCCGATCCGGTGCTCCAGACCCGGGGTGCCGGGCACCGCGAACTGACGGGCCAGGGTCTCGGGATCGCGCGCATACGGCGCGAACGGCTCGCCCGACTTGGCGAACTTGTGCTCGATCGGCGGGTAGGTGCTGATATCCGGGATCTGCCAGGGCTCGGAGCCGTTGGCCACCGCACCGTCGGACAGGATGATGACCGGGGTGTGGTAGTGGACCGCGATGCGCGAGGCCTCCACTGCGATGTCGAAGCAATCCGACGGCGACTTCGGGGCCAGCACTGCGACCGGGGACTCACCGTTGCGGCCGAACAGCGCCTGCAGCAGGTCGGCCTGCTCGGTCTTGGTCGGCAGACCCGTCGACGGGCCGCCGCGCTGCACGTCGATGATGATCAGCGGCAGCTCGGTCATCACGGCCAGGCCGATCGCCTCGGACTTGAGCGAGACGCCCGGGCCCGAGGTGCTGGTGACGCCCAGCGCCCCGCCGTAGGAAGCGCCGATGGCCGCGCCGATGCCGGCGATCTCGTCCTCGGCCTGGAAGGTCAGGACGTTGAAGTTCTTGTGCTTGGACAGCTCGTGCAGGATGTCCGACGCCGGGGTGATCGGGTAGGTGCCCAGCACCACCTGGATCTGGGCCAGGTGTCCGGCGGTCACGATGCCGTAGGCCAGCGCGGTGTTACCCGAGATCTGCCGGTATTCACCGGACTTGAGCTTCGCCGGTGACACCTCGTAGGTGGTGGCGAAGGCCTCGGTGGTCTCCCCGTAGTTCCAGCCCGCCTTCAGCGCCAGGACGTTGGCCTCGGCCACGTCGGGCTTGCGGGAGAACTTCTCGCGGATGAACGCCTCGCTGTGCTCGAGCTCGCGGCCGTACATCCACGAGAGCAGGCCGAGGGCGAACATGTTCTTGGCGCGCTGACCGTCCTTCTTGGTCGCGCCGATCACCTCGACGGCGCCGAGGGTCAGCGTGGTCATCGCGACGGAGGTCACCACGTAGTCGGACAACGTGTCATCCTCTAGCGGATTGTTGTCGTATCCGACCTTGGCGAGGTTGCGCTTGGTGAACTCATCAGAGTTGGCGATGATCAGGCCGCCGCGGGGCAGGTCCGAGACATTGGCCTTGAGTGCGGCCGGGTTCATCGCCACGAGAACGTCGGGACGGTCACCGGCGGTGAGGATGTCGTAGTCGGCGATCTGGATCTGGAACGACGAGACACCGGGCAGGGTGCCCTGTGGCGCGCGGATCTCGGCCGGGTAATTGGGCTGCGTCGCCAGGTCGTTGCCGAACAGTGCAGCTTCGGAGGTGAAGCGGTCACCGGTCAGCTGCATACCGTCGCCGGAGTCGCCGGCGAAGCGGATGACCACCTTCTCGAGCTTCTGCCGCGGCGCGGCGCCATTGCCGTTGCCGTTCTCACCCACGGCTACCGCCTTTCACGCGTTCTTTCACCACGTTTTCCCGGGCGGCTGTCCTGTGACGCGCTGCCGGATAAAACGTCCACCGAATTTTGATGTCACTACCAGTACCGATTATTGCACTCCTCTTAGGCTGCACTTCACCGCGGCGTACCCCGACACGCGGGTGAGCTCACGCCGAAGTTGCTGTTCGTGGGCGTGAACAAGCCGGAATTGAGACAGAACTGTGGTTTTCGTCACGTTTAGGAGAACGTCATTCTCTAAGGAAAAAGCTACTGGCCGGTAGCTGGCTGCTAGCACCGGCAAGCAGAAACTTGACACGTGTCGAGTTTAGCCGCCCACCTGCGGCTACGCCAGATCGGGTGCCTCCGTGTGAATCCGCTTGTCCAGCTCCCTGGCCACCAATTCGCTTGCCGCCTCCGCGGCCCGCTTCGGATCATGCCCGGACGCGCGATGCGCGACATAACAGGCGGTGAACATGTCCCCCGCTCCCGTGGTTTGGACATCGAGAACCCGCCAGGCCGCCGGGACACGTTGCACCGCCCCCTCGATATAGATGTCGCATCCCTCCGAGCCGTAGGTCACCAGGATCTCCTCGACGCCGAGTCGCTCCGCGGTCGACGGGTCGAACGGGCCGTCGGCGACGATCACCGCCTCGTCCTCGGCCAGCTTCAGGATGTCGATGTCGGCGAGCAGGTCCGCGGGAAAGTGACGATCCTCGACCAACGGCCCCAATCGATCGGCCCGCACCAGGCCCTGCCCGTCGTAGGCGACGCGGTGACCACGCGCCGACAGGGCAGCCAACGTGTCGGCCGGAAAATCGGTGCGCAGCAGCGGGGCCAGGTGCACCCACGTCGTCATGGGATCGGCCAGTTCGATGTCCTCGGCGGTCCACATCGGGCCGATGGCCTGCACGCCCATATGCCGGTGATCGGTGTCGTCGTAGTCGAGACGAAACGAGCTCGTGGATTCCGACGGCAGGATCTGCACCATCGACCCGAACCGGGCGCGCAGCCCGTCGAACAGGGCGTGGTCGCGTTCGGCACCCATCGCGACGATCCGGCCGGCGCCGCCGGCCGCCTGCAATGCCACTCCGGCGAACGATGCACATCCCCCAGGGCTCGGCGGCGCGCCGTTGATGATGTCGATCGCGAGGTTGCCGAGCACGGTGACCCCAGGGACCAGCTCACGTGACATGGATGAAGTGTCCCGGTCCGCGCGATCGCCACACCGCCCGACCCCACCCGATCCACCAGCTGACGCCCAAATGTGACTCATGCCACACCTGACCACGTGGGCTGCCTCGACCGCCGAGCCAGGCTGAGCCGCAACGCTCACACCGGCAAGTTGTAGGGCGTGATCACCTGAATAGGTACGGGGCGCACCGGCTCACCCGGGAGCGCCCCATGCTGCTGCAGGATCAAACGCATGGCCAGCCGCGCATCGGCCCGCAGGTCGTTGTGCAGCACCGCCGAGATCTTGCCCTCGCGCAGCAGGCGGCGGTTGTCCACGTCGAGATCGTGGGCGACAAAGACCCGGCACTGCCGCCCGAGCTTCTCGAATGCCGCCACCGTGGCCGCGTTGCCGCCACCGGGTGAATAGACGGCCTCCACCGACGGGTGACGTTTCAGGGCGTCGAGCACCAACCGTTCGTTGGTCGCGTCGATGCCGTCGCTGTCGGTGACTTCCACGACCGCACGCCCCGAGCCGCGCAACCCCGACCGGAATCCCACCTCACGCTCACCTTCGCCACGAAACACCGTGCGGCTCAGCGTGATCAACACTGCGGAGGGGGTGGGACCGAGCCATTGCTCGATCAGATATGCAGCCGTCGTACCAGCGCCGTGGTTGTCGATGCCGACATAAGCACTGCGAGCGCTGGCGGGAATGTCGGTCGTGTAGGTCACCACCGGGACACCGGCGGCAACAAGGTGGTCGACCGCCTCGGCCACCTCGGGTTCGTCGGCTGCCTTGAGCACTACCCCGTGGCTGCTGCGAATACCCGTCAGCGTGTCCACCATCTGGGCGGTCGAGCCGGATTCCCACAGGTGGAAGCGGGCCCGCAACATGGCCGGGGCGAAGGTCGGCAATTCGGCCTCGACGGCAGCGCGAAACGCATCGGAGAACCGCTGGGGCGTCTGCATGACCACGTCGATGAGATAGCGACGACCGTTGAGCCGCAACTGAGCTCGCTGCTTGTCCAGATCGGCGATCGCTTGGCGAACTTCGGCGCGGGTGTTCTCTCGCACCCCGGGGCGGTCGTTGAGCACCCGGTCCACCGTGGCCTCACTCAAACCGCACTGCTGAGCGATTTCTCGGACCTTGTATCGGTGCGCCACTGCAGGCCTCCGCTCAACCTTGATGGTTTTTTGATGGCTTTTTGCCGTTGATTGTGTCACAAAGCACAGCAAGACTGTCAGCCATGACCGCGACATTCCGGAGCTCGCGCACCGGGCACCGAGCGTGGATCGAGGAGACCGACGGCTCACTCGACGACTTGCGCGACCAGGTGTCCCGCACCACCGACGCCACCGAATACCCTCTCGCCGCTGACATTCGGCACAACGTCCCGGTGTACTCGGCCGCGACGCTCGCCGACGCCGACCGCCGGGAACTTCAGGCTGAGCTGATCCGTGCGCTGGCCGACGGCCCGGGCGTCGTGATTTTCGAAGGAGCCTTCGAGGATGCCGTCGTCGACCGCGCCAGCGCAGCGTTCGTCGCACTGATCGACGCCCAGCGCGCCGAGGGCGCCGCCGCCGGTGACCATTTCGGTAAGGCCGGCGCCAACGACCGCATCTGGAATGCCGCGCAGAAGCTGGCCATGCACTCCCCCGGCGTGTACGCCGACTACTACGCCAACGAAGCCCTCGCCGTCGTCTCCCAGGCCTGGCTGGGCCCGCGCTACCAGGTCACCTCGCAGGTCAATGTCGTCAATCCCGGTGGCGCCGCGCAAGTTCCGCACCGCGACTATCACCTCGGTTTCGTCACCCCGGATCAGCTGGCGCACTACCCCGCGCATCTGCACCGGCTGTCGCCCGCGCTCACGTTGCAGGGCGCGGTTGCGCACTGTGACATGCCGCCGGCCAGCGGCCCGACCATGTTGCTGCCGTACTCGCAGACATTCGAGGCCGGGTACATCGCGTTCTACCGGCCCGAGTTCATCGAGTTCTTCGCCGCTCACCAGGTTCAGGTGCCG
The genomic region above belongs to Mycolicibacterium sp. HK-90 and contains:
- a CDS encoding LacI family DNA-binding transcriptional regulator; amino-acid sequence: MAHRYKVREIAQQCGLSEATVDRVLNDRPGVRENTRAEVRQAIADLDKQRAQLRLNGRRYLIDVVMQTPQRFSDAFRAAVEAELPTFAPAMLRARFHLWESGSTAQMVDTLTGIRSSHGVVLKAADEPEVAEAVDHLVAAGVPVVTYTTDIPASARSAYVGIDNHGAGTTAAYLIEQWLGPTPSAVLITLSRTVFRGEGEREVGFRSGLRGSGRAVVEVTDSDGIDATNERLVLDALKRHPSVEAVYSPGGGNAATVAAFEKLGRQCRVFVAHDLDVDNRRLLREGKISAVLHNDLRADARLAMRLILQQHGALPGEPVRPVPIQVITPYNLPV
- a CDS encoding phytanoyl-CoA dioxygenase family protein: MTATFRSSRTGHRAWIEETDGSLDDLRDQVSRTTDATEYPLAADIRHNVPVYSAATLADADRRELQAELIRALADGPGVVIFEGAFEDAVVDRASAAFVALIDAQRAEGAAAGDHFGKAGANDRIWNAAQKLAMHSPGVYADYYANEALAVVSQAWLGPRYQVTSQVNVVNPGGAAQVPHRDYHLGFVTPDQLAHYPAHLHRLSPALTLQGAVAHCDMPPASGPTMLLPYSQTFEAGYIAFYRPEFIEFFAAHQVQVPLSKGDAVFFNPALYHGAGTNTSADIRRMANLLQISSPFGRAMEALDRTAMVRAVYPALLAMKAAGRTERELTNAVNATAEGYAFPTNLDKDQPIGSLAPPSQVDTVLAALADDLPPEELDTILDQQQERRIP